A window of Microcystis aeruginosa FD4 contains these coding sequences:
- a CDS encoding SAM-dependent methyltransferase, whose amino-acid sequence MTTDNQTEYVAALTDLHRGLDRKGPGDSDFSLKILSNLSILPLKPRIADLGCGSGASALLLAQYYQSPVMAVDSSSVFIDELKTRAKQLGLEHLIIPIHGDMAKLDWSVGSVDLLWSEGAAYNLGFEQALKIWRPLVSNNGIAVISEMSWFTNELPEPAVAYWQNAYPMMGNEFENIVRANRSGFKVLSTQRLPSQVWWLNYYQPLRELLGQLEISPSSSSVIRETEEEMKLFEKFSNFYGYTFYVLQAA is encoded by the coding sequence ATGACTACAGACAATCAAACTGAGTATGTTGCCGCTTTAACTGATTTACACCGTGGACTTGACCGTAAAGGGCCTGGCGACTCTGACTTCTCCCTAAAAATTTTGAGTAATCTCTCTATTTTGCCCCTCAAGCCGCGAATTGCCGATCTAGGATGTGGAAGTGGTGCTAGTGCTTTACTGCTGGCACAATACTACCAAAGCCCTGTCATGGCAGTGGATTCCTCATCGGTTTTTATCGACGAACTCAAAACCCGAGCAAAACAGCTTGGTCTTGAGCATTTAATCATTCCAATTCATGGTGACATGGCTAAACTTGATTGGTCAGTGGGTTCAGTTGATCTACTTTGGTCTGAGGGGGCAGCTTATAATCTTGGGTTTGAGCAGGCCCTTAAAATCTGGCGACCGCTTGTTTCTAACAACGGGATTGCCGTCATCTCGGAGATGAGTTGGTTTACTAATGAGCTGCCAGAGCCGGCTGTGGCCTATTGGCAAAACGCCTATCCTATGATGGGTAATGAGTTTGAGAATATCGTTCGGGCTAATAGGTCTGGTTTTAAGGTACTTTCTACCCAGAGGCTGCCCAGTCAGGTTTGGTGGCTAAATTATTATCAACCTCTCCGTGAGCTACTTGGGCAGCTGGAAATCAGCCCAAGTAGCTCATCGGTTATTCGTGAAACTGAAGAAGAGATGAAACTTTTTGAGAAATTCAGCAACTTCTATGGTTATACCTTTTATGTTCTGCAAGCGGCCTAG
- the thiO gene encoding glycine oxidase ThiO, producing the protein MSLNQESLAFSHGRVKNSTSEILIVGGGIIGLAIAVDLQLRGAKVTLLVRDLAQAASRAAAGMLAPHAEGIPLGPFLDLCLQSRWLYPEWSRKIEDLTGINSGYYPCGILAPVYEQNQPITANTANKIWLDSNAVHLYQPGLGKDVVGGWWYPDDGQVDNQQLVTALQQAAANLGVEIRQGVEVHALQQKQGKVKSIYTSIGELEAKIYILATGSWASQLLPLPIHPVKGQMAAVKMPPNQTLARVLFGPQTYLVPRRNGRLIIGATSEKVAWQTGNTPQGLQTLFERATRLYPPLADWEIEEMWWGFRPGTADELPILGRSSCDNLILATGHYRNGILLAPVTASLIADLVINDKVNPILTHFRCDRFNQPSPVTIPPMSLTIIENKPQALLSPQNDRLTIAGKTFYSRLMTGTGKYANLKTMQESISASECQIVTVAVRRVQTNAPGHEGLAEAIDWSKIWMLPNTAGCQTAEEAIRVARLGREMAKLLGQEDNNFIKLEVIPDPKYLLPDPIGTLQAAEQLVKEGFAVLPYINADPLLAKRLEEAGCATVMPLGSPIGSGQGLKNEANIAIIIESSQIPVVVDAGIGTPSEAARAMEMGADALLINSAIAMSANPALMAQAMGMATKAGRLAHLAGRMPIKSSASPSSPLTGTIA; encoded by the coding sequence ATGTCGTTGAACCAAGAATCCCTCGCTTTTAGCCATGGGAGGGTCAAGAACTCAACTAGCGAAATTTTGATCGTGGGCGGTGGTATCATCGGATTAGCGATCGCCGTCGATTTGCAATTGCGCGGGGCAAAAGTTACCCTCCTAGTTCGAGATCTAGCTCAGGCCGCTAGTCGTGCGGCTGCGGGAATGTTGGCCCCCCATGCGGAAGGGATTCCCCTGGGTCCGTTTCTCGATCTTTGTCTACAATCGCGCTGGCTATATCCAGAATGGAGCCGCAAAATCGAGGATTTAACGGGGATAAATAGCGGTTACTATCCCTGTGGTATTCTTGCTCCCGTTTACGAGCAAAATCAGCCTATTACTGCCAATACAGCTAATAAAATTTGGTTAGACAGCAATGCAGTTCACCTCTACCAACCCGGACTAGGTAAAGATGTGGTCGGTGGTTGGTGGTATCCCGACGATGGACAAGTGGATAACCAGCAGCTAGTGACTGCCCTGCAACAAGCGGCCGCAAATTTAGGGGTAGAAATTCGCCAAGGGGTAGAAGTCCACGCCTTACAACAAAAGCAGGGAAAAGTCAAGAGTATTTATACCTCAATTGGGGAATTAGAAGCAAAAATTTACATTTTAGCGACGGGATCCTGGGCCAGTCAACTTTTACCCCTCCCCATCCATCCCGTCAAAGGTCAAATGGCTGCGGTAAAAATGCCCCCTAACCAGACCTTAGCGAGGGTTTTATTCGGTCCGCAAACCTATCTAGTTCCCCGTCGCAATGGTCGTTTAATTATCGGGGCCACTTCCGAAAAAGTCGCCTGGCAAACGGGTAATACACCCCAAGGACTGCAAACCCTTTTTGAACGTGCCACCCGTCTCTATCCCCCTTTAGCTGACTGGGAAATCGAGGAAATGTGGTGGGGATTCCGTCCGGGTACAGCCGATGAATTGCCCATTTTAGGCCGCAGTAGCTGTGATAACCTGATTTTAGCGACCGGTCACTATCGTAATGGCATTTTACTCGCTCCTGTCACTGCTTCCTTAATCGCTGACCTGGTGATTAATGACAAAGTTAATCCCATTTTGACCCATTTTCGCTGCGATCGCTTTAATCAACCATCACCCGTTACTATTCCACCTATGTCCTTAACTATTATTGAGAATAAACCCCAAGCGCTTTTATCGCCCCAAAATGATCGCCTCACCATTGCTGGGAAAACCTTTTACTCCCGCTTGATGACTGGGACTGGCAAATATGCCAATCTGAAGACTATGCAGGAAAGTATTAGTGCCAGTGAATGTCAGATCGTCACCGTTGCCGTTAGACGAGTACAAACGAACGCACCCGGTCATGAGGGATTAGCAGAGGCGATCGATTGGTCTAAAATTTGGATGTTACCCAACACTGCCGGTTGTCAAACGGCCGAAGAAGCGATTCGGGTGGCCCGTTTAGGACGAGAAATGGCCAAATTATTGGGACAGGAAGACAATAACTTTATTAAACTCGAAGTTATTCCCGATCCTAAATATTTATTACCCGATCCGATCGGAACTTTGCAAGCGGCGGAACAATTAGTTAAAGAAGGTTTTGCCGTACTGCCCTATATTAACGCCGATCCTCTCTTAGCCAAACGTTTAGAGGAGGCTGGCTGCGCCACGGTTATGCCGCTGGGATCGCCGATTGGGTCGGGACAGGGGCTGAAAAATGAGGCAAATATCGCCATTATCATCGAATCGTCCCAAATTCCCGTGGTGGTAGATGCCGGGATCGGTACACCCTCAGAAGCAGCCCGGGCCATGGAAATGGGGGCCGATGCTTTATTAATTAACAGTGCGATCGCTATGTCCGCCAATCCGGCCTTGATGGCGCAGGCCATGGGAATGGCGACAAAAGCGGGACGTTTAGCCCATTTAGCGGGAAGAATGCCGATTAAGTCCTCTGCTAGTCCTAGTTCCCCCCTGACGGGAACGATCGCCTAA
- a CDS encoding DUF2301 domain-containing membrane protein: protein MTSPAVDRVYQGQFGEFTITDSDRLGVRLYRLGLNLAAFSFAVATIIVLTRPQLLPLTNLLYISFCLGLGISLLTIHIYLIPLHRLLQVFWLIGVITSLIFSLYSHLSPLEFVYNHPVSLLGVGFIFASLTGIYFKEAFCFNRLETKFLTPLVPTLLLGHLLGILPLNWEKGLLILWATLFVIFALGKLSQPLPNDIGDKSVFEHLNH, encoded by the coding sequence ATGACTTCCCCTGCTGTCGATCGAGTTTATCAAGGTCAATTCGGAGAGTTTACGATTACGGATAGCGATCGCCTAGGGGTGCGTCTCTACCGTCTGGGATTAAATTTAGCGGCTTTTAGTTTCGCTGTCGCTACAATTATAGTTCTCACCCGACCGCAATTATTGCCCCTGACCAACCTTTTATACATTAGTTTTTGTCTGGGGTTAGGCATCAGTTTATTGACTATCCATATTTATTTAATTCCCCTCCATCGTCTCCTGCAAGTTTTTTGGCTAATCGGGGTAATTACTTCCCTAATTTTCAGCCTCTATTCTCACCTTTCTCCCCTAGAATTTGTCTATAACCATCCGGTGAGTTTATTGGGTGTGGGCTTTATTTTTGCTAGTCTCACGGGGATTTATTTCAAAGAAGCTTTTTGTTTTAATCGTCTAGAAACCAAGTTTTTAACCCCTCTAGTTCCCACCCTTTTGCTCGGTCATCTTTTGGGGATATTGCCCTTAAATTGGGAAAAGGGGCTATTAATTCTCTGGGCGACTTTATTCGTTATCTTTGCTCTGGGAAAGTTAAGCCAACCTCTCCCCAACGATATCGGTGATAAATCGGTCTTTGAACATCTTAATCACTGA
- a CDS encoding nitrate ABC transporter ATP-binding protein (This model describes the ATP binding subunits of ATP-binding cassette (ABC) transporters for nitrate transport, or for bicarbonate transport, in bacteria and archaea.) yields the protein MQTFTDKTVNSSTTTQPFLLVSNVAKEYPSQEGVYTVLDGVELQVNEGEFVCIIGHSGCGKSTLLNMVAGFSSPSRGQVLLQDKEVKEPGPDRMMVFQNYSLLPWKTAFENVYIGVNSVYPQKSQAEKVKIVEENLSLVGLTAAAQKKPAQLSGGMKQRVAIARALAIRPQVLILDEPFGALDAITKEELQEELLKIWQEHQLTVLMITHDIDEALFLCDRLVMMTNGPSAKIGEVLKMPFARPRVRSQITEDPRYYELRNEALDFLYNRFAHSEDPNEDAPEQPRTENLVGKIVATIGGIALLAFVGFSLIQMFTSKTPNTANPATIEAPR from the coding sequence ATGCAAACTTTTACCGATAAGACCGTGAATTCCAGCACCACCACCCAGCCTTTTTTATTAGTTAGCAATGTTGCCAAAGAATACCCCTCTCAAGAAGGGGTTTACACCGTTTTAGACGGTGTGGAGCTGCAAGTCAATGAGGGGGAATTTGTCTGCATTATCGGTCACTCCGGCTGTGGTAAATCGACCCTTTTAAATATGGTGGCGGGGTTTTCTTCTCCTAGTCGTGGGCAAGTGCTGCTACAGGATAAAGAGGTTAAGGAACCAGGGCCAGACCGGATGATGGTATTCCAAAATTATTCGCTTTTGCCCTGGAAAACTGCCTTTGAGAACGTTTACATCGGGGTTAATTCGGTTTATCCCCAAAAATCTCAGGCTGAGAAGGTGAAGATCGTGGAAGAAAATCTATCCTTAGTGGGATTGACAGCAGCAGCCCAGAAAAAACCCGCCCAATTATCGGGAGGCATGAAACAACGGGTTGCGATCGCACGCGCCCTGGCCATTCGTCCCCAAGTCCTCATCCTCGATGAACCCTTTGGGGCCTTAGATGCGATCACCAAAGAGGAATTACAGGAAGAATTGCTGAAAATCTGGCAAGAACACCAGTTAACGGTGTTGATGATTACCCACGATATCGATGAGGCTTTGTTCTTGTGCGATCGCTTGGTGATGATGACCAACGGCCCGAGCGCTAAAATCGGTGAGGTGTTAAAGATGCCTTTTGCCCGTCCCCGGGTTCGTTCCCAAATTACCGAGGATCCCCGTTACTACGAACTCCGCAATGAAGCCCTCGATTTCCTCTACAATCGTTTTGCCCATTCAGAGGATCCCAACGAGGATGCCCCCGAACAACCCCGCACAGAAAATCTCGTCGGTAAAATTGTTGCTACTATTGGTGGCATAGCCTTACTCGCTTTTGTCGGTTTTAGTCTGATACAAATGTTCACTAGCAAGACTCCCAATACTGCTAATCCTGCCACCATAGAGGCCCCCAGATAA
- a CDS encoding ABC transporter ATP-binding/substrate-binding protein (This model describes the ATP binding subunits of ATP-binding cassette (ABC) transporters for nitrate transport, or for bicarbonate transport, in bacteria and archaea.), translating into MSAFIEVDHIDKVFPLPDGRQYIALKNIDLSVTQGEFISLIGHSGCGKSTLLNMVAGLDRPTVGGVILEGREIKGPGPDRMVVFQNYSLLPWLTVRQNIALGVNRVLRHLPAAERKSVIEHSIDMVHLRHAANKRPGELSGGMKQRVAIARALALRPKVLLLDEPFGALDALTRGNLQERLMEIVEESHVTCIMVTHDVDEALLLSDRVVMLTTGPEAHIGQILDVPIPRPRHRLEVVNHPSYYSLRNEIVYFLNQQKRSKKVGQPTGPVTVIGQATRLKTNPTIGFIPLTDCAPIMIAKEKGFFAEEGLEDVVLQREPNWKALAQGVATGRLDAAQMVAGMPLSMTIGAGNKPSVPVISALVLSRNGNAITLSNKYRELGVEKLEDLKEALQQSPDKIATFGMVHPASMHNLLLRYWLASGDIDPDSDVNLAVIPPPQMVSLLKAGNIDGYCVGEPWNSYAVHEKLGYVIATDLDIWPGHQEKVLGVKETWAAKHPETHIAMVKALIKACEYCDDRRNREDIVNILSQPRYVGVDSAIIRPGFLDGYDRGLGTAPEALFRFNQFYVDQANCPGRSEALWTLTQLARWGYAPFPRNWVEVIERVRRPDLFGEACRSLGLPDLEPNRHSFALFDHLIFNPDDPIGYLERFSIRRDYRVSEVLLDDPVAN; encoded by the coding sequence ATGTCTGCATTTATTGAAGTCGATCACATTGATAAGGTTTTCCCTCTCCCCGATGGCCGTCAATATATCGCCCTGAAAAATATCGATCTCAGCGTTACTCAAGGGGAATTTATCTCTTTAATCGGTCACTCCGGTTGTGGGAAATCCACCCTCTTAAATATGGTCGCCGGACTCGATCGCCCGACGGTGGGAGGGGTGATTTTAGAGGGAAGAGAAATTAAAGGCCCCGGTCCCGATCGCATGGTGGTGTTCCAGAATTATTCTCTGCTGCCTTGGTTAACCGTCCGGCAAAATATCGCCCTAGGGGTTAACCGTGTGCTGCGTCATCTACCGGCCGCTGAACGCAAAAGTGTCATCGAACATAGTATCGATATGGTACACCTGCGCCATGCCGCCAACAAACGACCGGGAGAATTATCGGGAGGCATGAAACAACGGGTAGCGATCGCCCGCGCTTTAGCCCTACGGCCAAAAGTCCTGCTACTCGATGAACCCTTTGGGGCGCTGGATGCGTTAACCAGAGGCAATTTACAGGAACGTTTGATGGAAATCGTCGAAGAAAGCCACGTTACCTGTATCATGGTCACGCACGATGTGGATGAGGCCCTATTACTATCCGATCGAGTGGTGATGTTAACCACCGGTCCAGAGGCCCATATCGGTCAGATTCTCGATGTTCCCATTCCCAGACCCCGGCATCGTTTGGAAGTAGTTAACCACCCTAGTTACTACTCCCTCCGTAACGAGATCGTTTACTTCCTCAACCAACAGAAGCGATCGAAGAAAGTCGGTCAACCCACGGGTCCGGTGACTGTGATCGGCCAAGCTACCAGATTGAAAACCAATCCTACCATCGGTTTTATCCCCCTCACCGATTGCGCCCCGATTATGATCGCCAAAGAGAAAGGTTTCTTCGCCGAGGAAGGATTAGAGGATGTTGTCCTGCAAAGGGAACCCAACTGGAAAGCACTCGCCCAAGGAGTGGCCACCGGTCGTCTCGATGCGGCCCAGATGGTGGCGGGAATGCCCCTCAGCATGACGATTGGGGCTGGAAATAAGCCCTCTGTCCCCGTGATTAGCGCCTTGGTACTCAGTCGCAACGGTAACGCCATCACCCTCAGCAATAAATACAGGGAATTGGGGGTAGAAAAACTGGAGGACTTAAAGGAGGCCCTCCAGCAAAGTCCCGATAAAATCGCCACTTTTGGCATGGTTCACCCCGCCTCCATGCACAATCTGCTCTTACGCTACTGGTTAGCTAGTGGCGACATCGATCCCGATAGTGATGTCAATTTAGCCGTAATTCCGCCGCCTCAGATGGTTTCCCTACTAAAAGCGGGTAACATCGACGGTTATTGTGTGGGGGAACCCTGGAACTCCTACGCCGTTCACGAAAAATTAGGCTACGTTATCGCCACCGATCTTGATATTTGGCCCGGACACCAGGAAAAAGTTCTCGGAGTCAAGGAAACTTGGGCAGCGAAACATCCCGAAACCCATATCGCCATGGTGAAAGCTTTAATTAAAGCCTGTGAATACTGCGATGATCGGCGTAATCGGGAAGATATCGTTAATATTCTCAGTCAGCCCCGGTATGTGGGTGTGGATAGCGCAATTATTCGCCCCGGTTTCCTCGACGGTTACGATCGCGGTTTAGGAACTGCCCCCGAAGCCCTATTCCGATTTAACCAGTTTTACGTCGATCAAGCTAACTGTCCAGGCCGGAGTGAGGCCCTATGGACCCTAACTCAGCTTGCCCGTTGGGGTTACGCGCCTTTCCCCCGCAACTGGGTGGAAGTGATTGAACGCGTCCGTCGTCCCGATCTGTTTGGTGAAGCTTGTCGGTCCTTGGGCCTTCCCGATTTGGAACCCAATCGCCACAGTTTTGCCCTCTTTGATCATCTTATTTTCAATCCTGACGATCCGATCGGCTATCTGGAACGTTTCTCGATCCGTCGCGATTATCGCGTCTCGGAAGTTCTCCTCGATGATCCCGTCGCTAATTAA
- the ntrB gene encoding nitrate ABC transporter permease, giving the protein MAVSISRRSKSPKWVKDLQKKLPKLATSAIALLIVLLIWQILCFSPDAPLPSPTKVVNETWELIINPFFNNGGTDVGLFWQIFASLQRVAVGFTLAAIVGIAAGILIGSSALIYDAIDPIFQILRTVPPLAWLPISLAAFRNNEPSAIFVIFITAIWPIIINTAVGVQQVPQDYKNVSRVLKLSKVEYFFNILFPATVPYVFTGLRIGIGLSWLAIVAAEMLIGGVGIGFFIWDAWNSSMISEIILALIYVGIVGFLLDRLMAYIAKLVVPEENK; this is encoded by the coding sequence ATGGCTGTTTCTATTTCTCGTCGTTCTAAGAGTCCAAAATGGGTAAAAGACCTGCAAAAAAAATTACCCAAACTAGCAACTTCGGCTATTGCTTTATTAATTGTCCTGCTCATCTGGCAAATACTCTGTTTTAGTCCCGATGCCCCCCTTCCTAGTCCCACTAAAGTTGTTAATGAGACTTGGGAATTAATTATTAATCCCTTTTTCAATAATGGTGGCACGGATGTGGGGTTATTCTGGCAAATTTTTGCGAGTTTACAACGGGTGGCCGTCGGTTTTACCCTTGCCGCTATTGTTGGCATCGCTGCGGGTATTTTAATCGGTAGTAGCGCCCTAATTTATGATGCGATCGATCCGATTTTCCAAATCCTGCGTACCGTTCCCCCCCTAGCTTGGCTACCCATCTCCCTAGCGGCTTTTCGTAATAACGAACCTAGTGCCATATTTGTAATTTTTATTACAGCAATTTGGCCAATTATTATTAATACAGCCGTGGGAGTACAACAGGTTCCCCAAGACTATAAAAACGTCTCTAGAGTGCTGAAATTATCCAAAGTTGAATACTTTTTCAATATTCTTTTTCCCGCCACCGTTCCCTACGTTTTCACGGGATTAAGAATCGGTATCGGGTTATCTTGGTTGGCGATTGTAGCGGCGGAAATGCTGATCGGTGGCGTGGGAATTGGCTTCTTTATCTGGGATGCTTGGAATAGTTCTATGATCAGTGAAATTATCCTCGCCCTGATTTATGTGGGTATTGTTGGTTTCCTACTCGATCGCCTCATGGCCTACATCGCTAAATTAGTTGTACCCGAAGAAAATAAATAG
- a CDS encoding CmpA/NrtA family ABC transporter substrate-binding protein: protein MSKLSRRRFIFTAGATAVGTAILHGCTTPNNTATSPSPAGSPVASPAASGETPEVTTAKLGFIALTDAAPLIIAKEKGLFAKYGMPDVQVMKQASWAATRDNLELGSVGNGIDGAHILSPMPYLMTLGKITKQPVPMYILARLNTNGQAISISNEYIDLKVALDSGVLKESFAKAKSAGKEVKAAVTFPGGTHDLWMRYWLAAGGIDPNKDLSLIVVPPAQMVANMKVGTMQAFCVGEPWNAQLVKQKLGYSALITGELWKDHPEKAFALRADWVDKNPKAAKALTMAVLEAQQWCNDPANVKEMCEIIAGREWLKIDPADILGRMQGNIDFGDGRKIENSPVAMKFWADNASYPYKSHDTWFVTEDIRWGYIPADTDIKALVDQVNREDIWREAATALNVPAAQIPTSTSRGVETFFDGVTFDPENPTAYLKSLKIKKV, encoded by the coding sequence ATGAGTAAACTTTCTAGACGTAGATTTATCTTCACTGCTGGGGCAACTGCCGTAGGAACAGCAATTCTCCACGGTTGCACTACTCCCAATAATACCGCGACCAGTCCCTCCCCCGCCGGCAGTCCTGTCGCTTCCCCCGCTGCCAGTGGAGAAACTCCCGAAGTCACCACCGCTAAACTAGGTTTTATTGCCCTCACTGACGCTGCCCCCTTAATTATCGCCAAAGAAAAAGGTTTATTCGCTAAATACGGGATGCCTGATGTGCAAGTGATGAAACAAGCCTCTTGGGCTGCAACCCGGGATAACCTCGAATTAGGTTCGGTGGGTAACGGTATCGATGGGGCGCATATTTTATCCCCCATGCCCTACCTAATGACCTTGGGCAAAATCACTAAACAGCCCGTACCGATGTATATTCTGGCGCGTTTGAATACCAACGGTCAAGCGATTTCCATTTCTAACGAATACATAGACCTGAAAGTGGCCCTCGATAGCGGTGTACTGAAAGAATCCTTCGCTAAAGCTAAATCTGCGGGCAAAGAAGTTAAAGCCGCCGTCACTTTCCCCGGTGGTACTCACGATCTCTGGATGCGCTATTGGTTAGCCGCCGGCGGCATTGATCCGAATAAAGATCTATCCCTAATTGTTGTTCCTCCAGCACAAATGGTGGCCAACATGAAAGTCGGCACTATGCAAGCTTTCTGTGTGGGGGAACCTTGGAACGCCCAATTGGTCAAGCAAAAACTCGGTTATTCAGCCCTGATTACTGGGGAATTGTGGAAGGATCACCCCGAAAAAGCCTTCGCTTTACGCGCCGATTGGGTGGATAAAAATCCCAAAGCGGCCAAAGCTTTAACCATGGCTGTTCTGGAGGCGCAACAATGGTGCAATGATCCCGCTAATGTTAAGGAAATGTGTGAGATTATTGCAGGACGGGAATGGCTGAAAATTGACCCCGCCGATATCTTGGGCAGAATGCAGGGTAATATCGATTTCGGTGATGGTCGCAAAATCGAAAATAGCCCCGTAGCCATGAAATTCTGGGCTGATAACGCTTCCTATCCCTACAAGAGTCATGATACTTGGTTTGTGACTGAAGACATCCGTTGGGGCTATATTCCCGCCGATACAGACATCAAAGCTTTAGTTGATCAAGTTAACCGGGAAGATATCTGGAGAGAAGCCGCCACAGCCCTCAATGTTCCGGCTGCTCAAATTCCCACCTCTACCTCCCGCGGTGTGGAAACTTTCTTTGATGGTGTTACTTTTGACCCCGAAAATCCCACCGCTTACCTGAAATCTCTCAAGATTAAAAAGGTTTAA
- a CDS encoding DUF6338 family protein has product MFALILAQSAPGLTFNTFNAVVYTVCFLVPGFLIDLTLSRFFYKKSEQVTLILLIFLTLSCLNYVPWISVYLLPWNRSILENPSFLAFAFIIIIFISPVLIGLTLGYVNQKQLLERGLSSLGFKTITGFPSAWDYSFSRIEEPVWVLITLKDGSQIAGWFGKNSLASSELSERDIYLELVYKLEDDAWQPVARSAGILINAEEIRYIEFWQDQTEVT; this is encoded by the coding sequence ATGTTTGCCCTTATTCTCGCTCAATCCGCTCCTGGTCTGACCTTTAACACTTTTAATGCTGTTGTTTATACGGTCTGCTTTTTGGTTCCAGGGTTTTTAATTGACCTAACATTATCAAGATTTTTTTATAAGAAATCCGAGCAAGTTACTCTAATTTTATTAATATTTCTTACTTTAAGTTGTCTCAATTATGTTCCCTGGATATCCGTTTATCTGCTGCCATGGAATCGGAGCATTTTAGAAAATCCTAGTTTTTTAGCCTTTGCTTTTATTATCATTATTTTTATTAGTCCAGTACTTATAGGGTTAACTTTAGGATATGTTAACCAAAAACAGTTATTAGAACGAGGACTATCTAGTTTAGGATTTAAAACGATTACAGGATTTCCTTCTGCTTGGGATTATTCTTTTAGTCGCATTGAAGAGCCTGTATGGGTGTTAATCACTCTCAAAGATGGCAGTCAGATAGCGGGATGGTTCGGAAAAAACTCTTTAGCTTCGTCAGAATTATCAGAGCGAGATATTTATCTGGAACTGGTGTATAAATTAGAAGATGATGCTTGGCAACCAGTCGCCAGAAGCGCAGGAATTTTGATTAATGCAGAGGAAATTCGCTATATTGAATTTTGGCAGGATCAAACAGAGGTAACTTAA